Proteins encoded together in one Gadus chalcogrammus isolate NIFS_2021 chromosome 18, NIFS_Gcha_1.0, whole genome shotgun sequence window:
- the LOC130371114 gene encoding WW domain-binding protein 2-like, translating to MALNKNSSESGGVIINNSESILMNHDSVELVFCEADSLPEAFRKSKKGSIYLTPYRVIFLAKGKDALQSFMMPFYLMKGCEIKQPVLGANYIKGSVNAEPGGGWEGAVTFKLVFAAGGAIEFGQCMLQVAAQASRGQPATAGFGGCPYMANGAYAYPPPPTTNGMYPAGPPPGYNYPNAPATGGFYPNPPAFDGPAAYMPPPPYSAPLGQQPPHVPDLPSTSAAEAKAAEAAASASCATLPPSHVYLPQDKPPPYSPPEDKKNQ from the exons ATGGCGCTGAACAAGAACAGCTCCGAGTCGGGGGGCGTCATCATCAACAACAGTGAAAG TATCCTGATGAACCACGACAGCGTGGAGCTGGTGTTCTGTGAGGCCGACAGCCTCCCGGAGGCCTTCAGGAAGAGCAAGAAGGGAAGCATCTATCTAACGCCCTACAGG GTGATCTTCCTGGCCAAGGGGAAGGACGCCCTGCAGTCCTTCATGATGCCCTTCTACCTGATGAAGGGCTGTGAAATCAAGCAGCCCGTCCTGGGAGCCAACTACATCAAGGGCTCCGTCAACGCCGAGCCCGGAG GCGGCTGGGAAGGCGCCGTGACGTTCAAGCTGGTCTTCGCTGCCGGCGGAGCCATCGAATTCGGCCAGTGCATGCTGCAGGTGGCCGCCCAAG CGTCCAGAGGTCAGCCAGCCACGGCCGGGTTTGGCGGCTGCCCATACATGGCCAACGGGGCGTACGcctaccccccgccccccaccaccaacggGATGTACCCGGCCGGCCCCCCGCCGGGCTACAACTACCCCAACGCCCCGGCCACAG GTGGGTTCTACCCGAACCCTCCAGCGTTTGACGGCCCTGCAGCCTacatgcccccccctccctactctgCCCCCCTGGGTCAGCAGCCCCCACATGTCCCTGACCTGCCGTCCACATCAGCAG CGGAGGCCAAGGCAGCCGAGGCCGCGGCCAGCGCCAGCTGCGccacgctccctccctcccacgtCTACCTGCCGCAG GACAAGCCTCCACCGTATTCCCCCCCCGAAGACAAGAAGAACCAGTAG